A single genomic interval of Gossypium raimondii isolate GPD5lz chromosome 11, ASM2569854v1, whole genome shotgun sequence harbors:
- the LOC105804606 gene encoding uncharacterized protein LOC105804606: MESSRNAIEASSPATSPPEKETTPATFPPEKETTPVTFPPEKVTTSSTSPLEKVTTPATATSPPEKVTTLATATSPPAKETTPSTSPSEKVTTSEKKSPVSEFLNALSPIMPSRARASLCNQRLSEFSFPSISSLVNSPPLNVHQRPICLSFVERDKIGGSSSNGHNQDDSMIKNGEYWAQHDETRGACFNASEVTTEKTKDNANDGVVEISGDERWRRMLDFSSKNISEHVESDEFLEHVSQGFDSQPTFLGGNQGMSIPLPSYILPLNHHPFISPAGGVVPLNHHPLISPAGRVSDHVECDHHGGRVPEKMEDSQEVSFLHLLRSKQFADMVDQQSKSQVSSKGERQVYIIFFT, from the exons ATGGAGTCTTCCAGAAATGCCATTGAGGCATCATCCCCTGCTACCTCTCCTCCGGAAAAAGAAACGACTCCTGCTACCTTTCCTCCGGAAAAAGAAACGACTCCTGTTACCTTTCCTCCGGAAAAGGTAACGACTTCTTCTACCTCTCCTCTGGAAAAAGTAACGACTCCTGCTACTGCTACCTCTCCTCCGGAAAAAGTAACGACTCTTGCTACTGCCACCTCTCCTCCGGCAAAAGAAACGACTCCTTCTACTTCTCCTTCGGAAAAAGTAACGACTTCTGAAAAA aaATCTCCGGTTTCCGAATTTCTCAATGCTCTCTCTCCTATAATGCCATCCAGAGCGAGAGCATCACTGTGTAATCAAAGGCTTTCTGAGTTCAGTTTTCCATCGATTTCTTCATTGGTTAACTCACCACCTCTAAATGTACACCAACGACCAATATGCTTAAGCTTCGTTGAAAG AGATAAAATTGGTGGGTCAAGTTCAAATGGTCACAACCAAGACGATTCTATGATAAAAAATGGTGAATACTGGGCTCAACATGACGAAACACGTGGTGCTTGTTTCAATGCTTCAGAAGTGACGACTGAAAAAACTAAGGATAACGCAAATGATGGCGTGGTTGAGATTTCCGGTGATGAAAGGTGGCGTAGGATGTTGGATTTTTCATCTAAAAACATCTCGGAACATGTTGAATCTGATGAATTTTTGGAACATGTGAGTCAAGGTTTCGATTCTCAGCCCACTTTCCTTGGTGGAAATCAGGGCATGTCGATTCCGCTCCCATCTTATATTCTACCATTAAACCATCATCCTTTCATTTCACCAGCTGGGGGAGTCGTACCATTAAACCATCATCCTTTGATTTCACCAGCTGGGAGAGTCAGTGATCATGTTGAATGTGATCACCATGGAGGTCGTGTACCAGAAAAAATGGAGGATTCTCAGGAAGTGTCATTTCTTCACCTGCTTAGAAGTAAACAATTTGCTGACATGGTTGACCAACAATCCAAATCCCAAGTTAGCTCAAAAGGAGAGAGGCAagtttacataatattttttacttga